A genomic region of Polynucleobacter necessarius contains the following coding sequences:
- a CDS encoding response regulator transcription factor, producing MRKRVMLVDDHPAMLMALKSMLQDQLLFEIVGQAQNGEECLRSMKEVNPNMVILDLDMPKTDGFDVIRRIGLMHPEVRMLVLSSMDEAVYGGRVRSLGGHGFVNKTAGADVILAACVAISQGYNFFTHGKNGNSPLSDNDKLALISDRELQVMKYLGKGNTNQQISDMLHISNKTVATYKTRVFDKLGINNIADLILFCRMNKIIES from the coding sequence ATGAGAAAACGCGTGATGTTGGTAGACGACCATCCAGCTATGCTGATGGCTCTTAAAAGTATGTTGCAAGATCAGTTGTTGTTTGAAATTGTCGGACAAGCCCAAAATGGCGAGGAATGTCTGAGATCCATGAAAGAAGTAAATCCAAACATGGTGATTCTAGATTTGGATATGCCAAAGACAGATGGCTTCGACGTTATCCGACGCATTGGCTTAATGCATCCCGAAGTTCGCATGCTGGTGCTATCTAGTATGGATGAGGCGGTTTATGGAGGTAGGGTGCGATCTTTAGGCGGACATGGATTTGTCAATAAAACTGCTGGGGCCGATGTCATTCTTGCAGCTTGCGTTGCTATCTCACAGGGATACAACTTTTTTACTCACGGAAAAAATGGCAATAGCCCTCTGAGTGACAACGATAAGCTAGCCTTAATCTCTGATCGTGAATTGCAAGTCATGAAATACCTCGGAAAAGGCAATACCAACCAACAAATTTCAGACATGCTTCACATCAGCAATAAAACGGTCGCCACATACAAGACACGAGTATTCGATAAATTAGGCATAAACAATATTGCAGACTTAATTTTGTTCTGCCGCATGAATAAGATTATCGAAAGCTAA
- the groL gene encoding chaperonin GroEL (60 kDa chaperone family; promotes refolding of misfolded polypeptides especially under stressful conditions; forms two stacked rings of heptamers to form a barrel-shaped 14mer; ends can be capped by GroES; misfolded proteins enter the barrel where they are refolded when GroES binds), producing MAAKDVVFGDSARTKMVEGVNILANAVKTTLGPKGRNVVIERSFGGPTITKDGVSVAKEIELKDKLQNMGAQMVKEVASKTADIAGDGTTTATVLAQSIVREGMKYVVSGHNPMDLKRGIDKAITAAIEELAKISKPCTTTKEIAQVGSISANSDHSIGQRIAEAMEKVGKEGVITVEDGKSLEDELEVVEGMQFDRGYLSPYFINQPEKQVAVLESPYVLLFDKKIANIRDLLPVLEQVAKSGRPLLIIAEDVEGEALATLVVNNIRGIIKTCAVKAPGFGDRRKAMLEDIAILTGGTVIAEEIGLTLEKTTLEHLGQAKRIEVGKENTIIIDGAGDAKAIEARVKNIRVQIEEATSDYDKEKLQERVAKLAGGVAVIRVGAATEVEMKEKKARVDDALHATRAAVEEGIVPGGGVALIRAMQGIKGLKGDNADQDAGISIVLRAMQEPLRTIVSNAGEDAGVVVNAVQASKGNNGYNAATGEYGDLVAQGVIDPTKVTKTALVNAASVAGLLLTTDCAISEAPKDDSAGGGMPDMGGMGGMGGMM from the coding sequence ATGGCAGCAAAAGACGTTGTATTTGGAGATAGCGCTCGCACCAAGATGGTCGAAGGCGTGAATATTCTTGCTAATGCAGTTAAAACAACTTTGGGGCCAAAGGGTCGCAATGTTGTGATCGAGCGTTCATTCGGTGGACCAACAATCACTAAAGATGGTGTATCTGTTGCAAAAGAAATCGAACTCAAAGACAAGCTCCAGAATATGGGTGCGCAGATGGTTAAGGAAGTTGCTTCCAAAACTGCTGACATCGCAGGTGACGGTACAACTACCGCTACTGTGTTGGCTCAGTCTATCGTTCGCGAAGGTATGAAATATGTTGTTTCAGGCCATAACCCAATGGACCTCAAGCGCGGTATTGATAAGGCTATTACAGCCGCAATCGAAGAGCTGGCAAAAATCAGCAAGCCTTGCACAACTACTAAAGAAATTGCTCAAGTAGGCTCTATCTCTGCAAACAGCGACCATAGCATTGGTCAGCGCATTGCAGAGGCGATGGAAAAAGTAGGCAAAGAAGGCGTTATCACTGTTGAAGATGGCAAGTCTTTGGAAGACGAGCTTGAAGTAGTTGAAGGTATGCAGTTTGATCGTGGCTACCTCTCTCCATACTTCATCAATCAACCAGAAAAGCAAGTTGCCGTATTGGAAAGCCCATACGTTCTCTTGTTTGACAAGAAGATTGCCAACATTCGTGATTTGCTCCCAGTACTCGAGCAAGTAGCGAAGTCTGGTCGCCCATTGTTGATCATTGCTGAAGATGTTGAAGGCGAAGCCTTGGCAACTTTAGTTGTGAATAACATTCGCGGAATTATTAAGACTTGTGCTGTTAAGGCTCCAGGCTTTGGTGATCGTCGTAAAGCTATGTTGGAAGACATCGCGATTTTGACTGGCGGTACAGTAATCGCTGAAGAAATCGGACTCACACTCGAGAAAACAACTCTTGAGCACTTGGGTCAAGCTAAACGTATCGAAGTAGGCAAAGAAAACACTATCATCATTGACGGTGCTGGCGATGCTAAAGCGATTGAAGCTCGCGTGAAGAACATCCGTGTTCAGATCGAAGAAGCAACTAGCGACTACGACAAAGAAAAATTGCAAGAGCGTGTAGCCAAATTGGCTGGCGGTGTTGCAGTGATTCGTGTTGGTGCCGCTACTGAAGTCGAGATGAAAGAGAAGAAAGCCCGCGTTGATGACGCATTGCATGCAACTCGTGCAGCTGTTGAAGAGGGCATCGTTCCTGGCGGTGGCGTAGCCTTGATTCGTGCAATGCAAGGTATCAAGGGCTTGAAAGGCGATAACGCTGATCAAGACGCTGGTATCAGCATCGTATTGCGCGCTATGCAAGAGCCATTACGTACGATCGTAAGTAATGCCGGTGAAGACGCTGGTGTGGTTGTTAATGCTGTGCAAGCAAGCAAAGGTAATAACGGCTACAACGCGGCTACCGGCGAGTATGGTGACCTCGTTGCACAAGGCGTGATTGACCCAACCAAAGTAACTAAGACTGCATTGGTAAATGCTGCTTCTGTTGCAGGATTGTTGTTGACTACTGACTGTGCAATCTCCGAAGCACCAAAAGATGACTCTGCTGGTGGCGGTATGCCTGATATGGGCGGCATGGGCGGCATGGGCGGCATGATGTAA
- a CDS encoding co-chaperone GroES, with the protein MNLRPLHDRVIIKRLDQESKTASGIIIPDAAAEKPDQGEVLAVGPGKRDDSGKLNAPDVKVGDRVLFGKYAGQTVKVDSEELIVMREDDIMAVVQK; encoded by the coding sequence ATGAATTTGCGTCCCTTACATGATCGCGTAATCATCAAGCGTTTAGATCAAGAATCAAAAACTGCTTCCGGAATCATCATTCCTGATGCTGCTGCAGAGAAACCTGATCAAGGTGAAGTTTTGGCAGTAGGCCCAGGTAAGCGCGATGACAGCGGCAAATTAAACGCACCTGACGTCAAAGTAGGCGATCGCGTGTTGTTTGGTAAATATGCAGGTCAAACAGTAAAAGTTGACAGCGAAGAACTCATCGTGATGCGTGAAGACGACATCATGGCTGTTGTACAGAAGTAA